One part of the Acuticoccus sediminis genome encodes these proteins:
- a CDS encoding lanthionine synthetase LanC family protein has product MRQPIEAALAAISVTSDAGFTWFGRPIPLAGGAEVRRMPAAERRAALRTALTRRLYEDFYCCGLPRPYRRARQRTDGASQFALAAAVTATRWEGGWQRLEDRKGCVLVTRGGLTLRAGETEVRPVSQDTLAVAMPTARPTYSPGHHLVVGQAPFDGAGRVWRLYWNVTPEGAPRLAAELACRLDAAGIPYHFKVLAAAAPERRRDGAVLYLPHAAVGGAARAVRAVAETVKGDLVAGVPAMTRQIGPGLAYAESPRGGESFGEHRVRLIADGLLKAVDAGASSPRARLAAVEDRFVMAGISLDLPHRLAGAPDPLAAWTMPLPRRTARAAVAPAAPIPVEPPLATAGRIAAHFGETALWHGDRCTWLAPDPASGDFGAGQSAAEFGTLGPNLAAGQAGVGAFLAVYAEASGDRDAGRTARAALHHAAAISTATDAGLYTGLAGVAFALALGGSLLAEPELHEAARDLVAMADDAPRHGFDVMSGASGRVLGLLATAALLREPRLVARAAHEADGLIAAARHRDGAPPGPALSWRSARPVGLTERPVDDLLGYGHGTSGAAHALLAAYEATGAARFLEVARGALRYERSRFDPRRGGWPDHRSPEGATAAERGEPVACNWASGAVGIGLSRLRAAMVDSPEENRADRAAAAAAIRRELDRQAPDGWPDLSYASGLAGALETLAELSDRPDDHALAEATFASALRGHGSAGRWPAPGWSGPLGLMTGLAGVGYFALRRARPAVPSLLALDPGAFAVIGRPDPREPATSPPAAGTIVLSPARPRGPDPGRGSRAPANSTC; this is encoded by the coding sequence ATGAGACAGCCCATCGAGGCGGCGCTCGCCGCCATCAGCGTGACGTCGGATGCGGGCTTCACCTGGTTCGGCCGTCCGATCCCTCTCGCCGGCGGGGCCGAGGTCCGCCGGATGCCGGCAGCCGAGAGGCGCGCGGCGCTCCGCACGGCACTCACCCGCCGGCTCTACGAGGACTTCTACTGCTGCGGCCTGCCGCGCCCGTATCGCCGCGCGCGGCAGCGGACGGACGGGGCGAGCCAGTTCGCGCTCGCCGCGGCCGTGACGGCGACGCGCTGGGAAGGCGGCTGGCAGCGGCTCGAGGACCGGAAGGGCTGCGTGCTCGTGACCCGCGGCGGGCTGACCCTGCGTGCCGGCGAGACCGAGGTGCGTCCGGTCTCGCAGGACACGCTCGCCGTCGCGATGCCCACCGCACGGCCGACCTACTCGCCGGGCCACCATCTCGTCGTCGGTCAGGCGCCGTTCGACGGAGCCGGGCGGGTCTGGCGGCTCTACTGGAACGTCACGCCGGAGGGCGCGCCCCGGCTCGCCGCGGAGCTCGCGTGCCGCCTCGACGCGGCGGGGATCCCGTATCACTTCAAGGTCCTCGCCGCCGCCGCGCCGGAGCGGCGGCGGGACGGAGCGGTGCTCTACCTTCCGCACGCCGCGGTCGGGGGCGCGGCCCGCGCGGTCCGCGCCGTCGCCGAGACCGTGAAGGGGGACCTCGTGGCCGGCGTGCCGGCGATGACGCGGCAGATCGGCCCGGGCCTCGCCTACGCCGAGAGCCCACGCGGTGGCGAGAGCTTTGGCGAGCATCGCGTGCGCCTGATCGCCGACGGGCTGCTGAAGGCGGTCGATGCCGGCGCATCCAGCCCGCGCGCCCGTCTCGCGGCTGTGGAGGACCGGTTCGTCATGGCGGGGATCAGCCTCGACTTGCCGCACCGTCTCGCCGGCGCGCCCGACCCGCTCGCCGCCTGGACGATGCCGCTGCCGCGCCGCACGGCACGGGCCGCCGTCGCACCGGCGGCACCGATACCCGTCGAGCCTCCACTCGCGACCGCAGGTCGGATCGCCGCGCACTTCGGCGAGACCGCGCTCTGGCACGGCGACCGCTGCACCTGGCTCGCGCCGGACCCGGCCAGCGGCGACTTCGGGGCAGGGCAGAGCGCGGCGGAGTTCGGCACCCTCGGCCCCAACCTCGCCGCGGGCCAGGCCGGTGTCGGCGCGTTCCTGGCGGTCTATGCCGAGGCGAGCGGAGACCGTGACGCCGGGCGGACCGCTCGCGCCGCGCTCCATCACGCGGCGGCGATCTCCACGGCCACGGACGCCGGCCTCTACACGGGTCTCGCGGGCGTCGCCTTCGCGCTGGCGCTCGGCGGCAGCCTTCTGGCGGAACCGGAGCTTCACGAGGCGGCGAGGGATCTCGTCGCCATGGCCGACGACGCACCGCGCCATGGCTTCGACGTCATGTCCGGAGCGTCCGGCCGCGTCCTCGGCCTCCTGGCAACGGCGGCGCTCCTGCGCGAGCCGCGCCTCGTCGCGCGCGCTGCGCACGAGGCGGACGGGCTCATCGCCGCCGCGCGTCACCGTGACGGTGCGCCCCCGGGGCCCGCCCTGTCGTGGCGGTCGGCGCGCCCGGTCGGGCTCACCGAGCGCCCGGTCGACGACCTTCTCGGCTATGGCCACGGGACCAGCGGGGCGGCCCATGCGCTGCTCGCCGCGTACGAGGCGACCGGGGCGGCCCGCTTCCTCGAAGTCGCCCGTGGCGCGCTGCGCTACGAGCGGAGCCGCTTCGACCCGCGCCGGGGGGGCTGGCCGGACCACCGCTCGCCGGAAGGCGCGACGGCGGCGGAGCGGGGCGAGCCGGTCGCCTGCAACTGGGCGAGCGGGGCCGTCGGGATCGGTCTCTCCCGCCTGCGCGCCGCAATGGTCGATTCCCCCGAGGAGAACCGGGCCGACCGGGCGGCGGCCGCCGCCGCGATCCGCCGCGAGCTCGATCGTCAGGCCCCGGACGGCTGGCCGGATCTCTCGTACGCCAGCGGCCTCGCCGGTGCGCTGGAGACGCTCGCCGAACTCTCCGACCGCCCGGACGACCACGCCCTCGCCGAGGCGACCTTCGCGTCGGCGCTGCGGGGCCACGGTTCCGCCGGGCGCTGGCCGGCGCCCGGCTGGAGCGGACCGCTCGGCCTCATGACCGGCCTTGCCGGCGTCGGGTACTTCGCCCTGCGCCGCGCGAGGCCAGCCGTCCCGTCGCTGCTCGCCCTCGACCCGGGCGCCTTCGCCGTGATCGGGCGCCCGGACCCGCGGGAGCCGGCAACGTCGCCCCCGGCCGCCGGGACGATCGTCCTCTCGCCCGCCCGGCCCCGGGGCCCCGATCCGGGGCGCGGGAGCCGCGCGCCAGCGAATTCAACGTGCTAA
- a CDS encoding phosphotransferase family protein yields the protein MAESDGDSAIRTAPQRAAALLARVIALGVTDAASVARDGARLTPHHSRHRNVRLARRDGRGWFLKEGDGGSGFGTIAHERSAYRALSALLPPGPALGVPEVAAYDAAADLLVLALVPDATDLARIAQAGEPLGALPAALGTALATLHGVDAAAARAQGIPVHLGTTIFQLDAPTVGQYCRFSRAQIELVTALQAQRGVMDALARLGEAWRPERLIHFDIRLANVLAADGRLTLVDFEYLGVGDPRWDMAGMLAAFLEAWLVSAPLGDPDGGNWRPDEARFSEASARAAIRTAWEAYRRTPGAPRIGAAEAARFAGARLVQGAYEHAAGLAEPDARVATLAAMGAEFLEDPERAAAFRLGLSDATVPQ from the coding sequence ATGGCTGAGAGCGACGGCGACAGCGCGATCCGCACGGCTCCCCAAAGGGCCGCGGCGCTGCTCGCCCGCGTCATCGCCCTCGGGGTGACCGACGCGGCGTCCGTCGCGCGGGACGGCGCCCGCCTCACACCGCACCACAGCCGGCACCGGAACGTCCGCCTCGCGCGGCGCGACGGGCGCGGCTGGTTCCTGAAGGAGGGGGATGGCGGCTCCGGCTTCGGCACCATCGCCCACGAGCGCTCGGCCTACCGCGCACTGTCCGCGCTCCTTCCTCCCGGGCCGGCGCTTGGAGTGCCCGAGGTCGCCGCATACGACGCGGCCGCCGACCTCCTGGTGCTCGCCCTCGTGCCGGACGCGACGGACCTTGCCCGGATCGCCCAGGCCGGGGAGCCCCTCGGCGCCTTGCCGGCGGCGCTCGGTACCGCGCTGGCGACGCTCCACGGCGTCGACGCCGCCGCCGCCCGGGCGCAGGGCATCCCGGTCCACCTCGGCACCACGATCTTCCAGCTCGACGCGCCCACGGTGGGCCAGTACTGCCGCTTCAGCCGGGCGCAGATCGAGCTCGTCACCGCCCTCCAGGCGCAGCGCGGCGTGATGGACGCGCTCGCGCGACTCGGGGAGGCGTGGCGGCCCGAAAGGCTGATCCACTTCGACATCCGCCTCGCCAACGTGCTTGCCGCTGACGGCCGCCTGACCCTCGTCGACTTCGAGTACCTGGGCGTCGGCGATCCGCGCTGGGACATGGCCGGGATGCTCGCGGCCTTCCTCGAAGCCTGGCTCGTCTCGGCCCCGCTCGGCGATCCGGACGGGGGCAACTGGCGCCCGGACGAGGCCCGCTTCTCCGAGGCGTCCGCGCGTGCCGCGATCCGTACCGCCTGGGAGGCGTACCGCCGGACGCCGGGCGCACCGCGGATCGGGGCGGCGGAGGCGGCGCGCTTCGCCGGCGCGCGGCTCGTCCAGGGGGCATACGAGCACGCCGCGGGCCTCGCCGAGCCGGACGCGCGCGTCGCCACACTCGCCGCGATGGGCGCCGAATTCCTGGAAGACCCCGAACGGGCCGCCGCCTTCCGGCTGGGCCTTTCCGACGCCACCGTGCCGCAGTGA
- a CDS encoding OmpA family protein, which produces MKTIALSAAVAAGLLASQGGAFAQNQLTRNQIVNSLYETEGTVARLDPIALEAAAQRAAASGGDNAPGPLSDKLAGLPQISVEINFDRGSARIRPESYYSVGLIADALHTPYLMGQKFVVIGHTDATGGRELNFKLSQQRAIAVMKALVTTFSVPTEQLVAIGLGEEQLQNPSDPYGAENRRVQLINIGQ; this is translated from the coding sequence ATGAAAACGATCGCACTTTCCGCTGCCGTCGCGGCCGGCCTCCTGGCGAGCCAGGGTGGCGCCTTCGCGCAGAACCAGCTCACCCGCAACCAGATCGTCAACAGCCTCTACGAGACGGAAGGCACCGTCGCGCGGCTCGACCCGATCGCCCTCGAGGCGGCTGCGCAGCGCGCCGCGGCGAGCGGCGGCGACAACGCCCCGGGCCCGCTGTCGGACAAGCTCGCCGGGCTGCCGCAGATCAGCGTCGAGATCAACTTCGACCGCGGCTCCGCCCGTATCCGGCCGGAGAGCTACTACTCGGTCGGCCTGATCGCGGACGCGCTGCACACGCCGTACCTGATGGGCCAGAAGTTCGTCGTCATCGGCCACACCGACGCGACCGGCGGTCGTGAGCTGAACTTCAAGCTCAGCCAGCAGCGCGCCATCGCGGTGATGAAGGCGCTGGTCACCACCTTCAGCGTGCCGACCGAGCAGCTCGTCGCGATCGGCCTCGGCGAGGAGCAGCTGCAGAACCCCTCGGACCCGTACGGCGCCGAGAACCGCCGCGTGCAGCTCATCAACATCGGTCAATGA
- a CDS encoding SH3 domain-containing protein, which translates to MRKTIATFIATVMAVSPALASPATTTANVNMRAGPGTNYQSLGTIQNGTAVDLGQCDSSGTWCSVTVNGQNGYMAGQYLKDESDPNGWPRAFDTSDGGKIVLYQPQVTAWDDFKTIEALIAAEYSSGPKTSPVFGVIGVKGTTQADDSNDQVVIQNLTITQLNFSALDREKLDALNVAVGQLLPTGPITVSQQRIAASLAGQKRLADVEGLKSDAPPIFHSDTAAILVQTDGKATFAPVQNTKGLSFVVNTNWDILQTDDDKALYLRDDKSWLTAKSLEGPWSEIDTLPDTLSALPADDDNWKDARAAIPATPFKDGAPKVFYSDKPAELIIFDGSPKAEAVPGTNLEWMSNTQSDVFFDNANTTWYVLLSGRWFSATSLDGPWTFATPNLPDDFSKLPADAPYYSVRYSVPGTSESDEARLKASIPNTARVEVGSVKADVAYAGDPQFKPIEGTSMQFATNTNASVIEVSGRYFVLQNGVWFVGDSPSGPFVVATSVPDVIYTIPPSSPVYNVTYVRVYDTEPGAVWFGYTMGYLTGYLAWGTYVYGTGWYYPPYWYGGPAGWPGYFPRPVTYGMGAYYNPARGTYGRYGYAYGPYRGIAGGAAYNPVTGRYVRGGGVSGPYGERGFVSAYNPRTDTGAFARGGHNVYGSWGSAGIRRGSSWAHVAGGENDNGAGMRWGTSAGNHGFVASGDNGNLFAGRDGNVYRHDDDGWQKLDGRDGWSPVNRPAGNGPRLGNGADGGARIGDGGQNRLGDGGQNRGGERLGNGPASVASRPREERPNVNLPQHLDGDLRGREMGNLGAMRSRDFGGGGGFGGGGREFRGGGGGEFRGGGGFRGGGGGFGGRRR; encoded by the coding sequence ATGCGAAAGACGATCGCCACCTTCATCGCGACGGTCATGGCCGTCTCGCCAGCCCTTGCCAGTCCCGCGACCACGACCGCGAACGTCAACATGCGAGCCGGTCCGGGGACGAACTACCAGTCCCTCGGCACCATCCAGAACGGCACCGCGGTCGACCTTGGGCAGTGCGATTCGTCGGGCACGTGGTGCTCGGTGACGGTCAACGGCCAGAACGGCTACATGGCCGGCCAGTACCTCAAGGACGAGTCCGACCCGAACGGCTGGCCCCGCGCGTTCGACACCAGCGACGGCGGCAAGATCGTCCTCTACCAGCCGCAGGTCACGGCGTGGGACGACTTCAAGACCATCGAGGCGCTGATCGCCGCCGAGTATTCGAGCGGCCCCAAGACCTCGCCGGTCTTCGGCGTCATCGGCGTCAAGGGCACGACCCAGGCCGACGATTCCAACGACCAGGTGGTGATCCAGAACCTCACCATCACCCAGCTCAATTTCTCCGCCCTCGACCGGGAGAAGCTCGACGCGCTCAACGTCGCCGTCGGCCAGCTCCTGCCGACCGGCCCGATCACCGTCTCGCAGCAGCGCATCGCCGCCAGCCTCGCCGGGCAGAAGCGCCTCGCGGACGTTGAGGGGCTGAAGTCCGACGCGCCGCCGATCTTCCATTCCGACACGGCGGCGATCCTGGTGCAGACCGACGGCAAGGCGACCTTCGCCCCGGTGCAGAACACCAAGGGCCTCAGCTTCGTCGTCAACACCAACTGGGACATCCTGCAGACCGACGACGACAAGGCGCTCTACCTGCGCGACGACAAGTCGTGGCTGACGGCCAAGTCGCTCGAGGGCCCGTGGAGCGAGATCGACACCCTCCCCGACACCCTCTCCGCCCTGCCGGCCGACGACGACAACTGGAAGGACGCCCGCGCCGCGATCCCCGCGACCCCCTTCAAGGACGGCGCGCCCAAGGTCTTCTACTCGGACAAGCCGGCCGAGCTGATCATCTTCGACGGCTCGCCCAAGGCCGAGGCGGTCCCGGGCACCAACCTCGAATGGATGTCGAACACCCAGTCGGACGTCTTCTTCGACAACGCCAACACGACCTGGTACGTGCTGCTCTCCGGCCGCTGGTTCAGCGCGACCTCGCTGGACGGTCCCTGGACCTTCGCGACGCCGAACCTGCCGGACGACTTCAGCAAGCTCCCCGCCGACGCACCCTATTACAGCGTCCGCTATTCGGTCCCCGGCACGTCCGAGAGCGACGAGGCGCGGCTGAAGGCGAGCATCCCGAACACGGCGCGGGTCGAGGTCGGCTCGGTGAAGGCGGACGTCGCCTACGCCGGCGACCCGCAGTTCAAGCCCATCGAGGGCACCTCGATGCAGTTCGCGACCAACACCAACGCCAGCGTCATCGAGGTCAGCGGCAGGTACTTCGTGCTGCAGAACGGCGTCTGGTTCGTGGGCGATTCGCCGTCGGGCCCGTTCGTCGTCGCGACGTCGGTGCCGGACGTGATCTACACGATCCCGCCGTCGTCACCGGTCTACAACGTCACCTACGTGCGCGTGTACGACACCGAGCCGGGCGCCGTCTGGTTCGGTTACACGATGGGCTACCTGACCGGCTACCTCGCCTGGGGGACCTACGTCTACGGCACGGGCTGGTACTACCCGCCCTACTGGTACGGCGGCCCGGCCGGCTGGCCCGGCTACTTCCCGCGGCCCGTCACCTACGGCATGGGCGCCTACTACAACCCCGCCCGCGGCACCTACGGCCGCTACGGCTACGCCTACGGCCCCTATCGCGGCATCGCCGGCGGCGCGGCGTACAACCCGGTGACCGGCCGCTACGTCCGCGGCGGCGGGGTGTCCGGCCCCTACGGCGAGCGCGGCTTCGTCTCCGCCTACAACCCCCGCACCGACACGGGCGCCTTCGCCCGCGGCGGCCACAACGTCTACGGCTCGTGGGGTTCGGCCGGGATCCGCAGGGGCTCGTCCTGGGCGCACGTCGCCGGCGGCGAGAACGACAACGGCGCCGGCATGCGCTGGGGCACCTCCGCCGGCAACCACGGCTTCGTGGCCTCCGGCGACAACGGCAACCTCTTCGCCGGGCGTGACGGCAACGTCTACCGCCACGACGACGACGGCTGGCAGAAGCTCGACGGTCGCGACGGCTGGTCGCCGGTGAACCGTCCGGCGGGCAACGGCCCGCGCCTCGGCAACGGCGCGGACGGCGGCGCCCGGATCGGCGACGGCGGCCAGAACCGCCTCGGCGACGGTGGGCAGAACCGGGGCGGCGAGCGACTCGGCAACGGGCCGGCGAGCGTCGCCTCCCGCCCCCGCGAGGAGCGGCCCAACGTGAACCTGCCCCAGCACCTCGATGGCGACCTGCGCGGCCGCGAGATGGGCAACCTCGGCGCGATGCGCAGCCGCGATTTCGGCGGCGGTGGCGGCTTCGGCGGCGGTGGCCGCGAGTTCCGCGGCGGCGGCGGTGGTGAATTCCGCGGCGGCGGCGGGTTCCGTGGCGGCGGTGGCGGCTTCGGCGGCCGGCGCCGCTAG
- a CDS encoding acetamidase/formamidase family protein — protein MSRHHTLPALPENIHWGHHDAALSPVLTVASGDTVELTSWAAGGPDALPEDRSLVQPGHLAALQTCVRDGTTHLLTGPVFVETAEPGDVLQIDILDVTVHDRWGFVQIVPLKGTLPDEFDAVTRIHPSIDAAKGTARLPWGTEIPLAPFFGIMAVAPPPHWGRIPSMQPRKFGGNMDNKELGAGTTLYLPVFTEGALFSAGDGHAVQGDGEVCITALETGLTGNFRLTVRKDLSYTYPFAENASHLISIGLNEDLDEAARIALRQMILHVCARTNLSREEAYMLCSLQADLRVTQTVDGEKGCHMMMPKAAL, from the coding sequence ATGTCCCGCCATCACACGCTGCCGGCCCTGCCGGAGAACATCCATTGGGGTCACCACGACGCGGCCCTGTCGCCGGTGCTGACCGTCGCCTCCGGTGACACCGTCGAACTGACGAGCTGGGCGGCCGGCGGACCCGACGCGCTGCCGGAGGACCGGAGCCTCGTCCAGCCCGGCCACCTCGCCGCGCTCCAGACCTGCGTGCGCGACGGGACGACCCACCTCCTGACCGGCCCGGTCTTCGTCGAGACCGCCGAGCCGGGGGACGTGCTCCAGATCGACATCCTCGACGTTACCGTTCACGACCGATGGGGGTTCGTGCAGATCGTGCCGCTGAAGGGCACGCTGCCGGACGAATTCGACGCCGTGACTCGGATCCACCCGTCCATCGACGCGGCGAAGGGCACGGCCCGGCTGCCCTGGGGGACCGAGATCCCGCTGGCGCCCTTCTTCGGCATCATGGCGGTCGCGCCGCCGCCGCACTGGGGCCGCATCCCCAGCATGCAGCCGCGCAAGTTCGGCGGGAACATGGACAACAAGGAGCTCGGCGCCGGCACGACGCTCTATCTCCCCGTCTTCACCGAGGGCGCGCTCTTCTCCGCCGGGGACGGGCACGCGGTGCAGGGTGACGGCGAGGTGTGCATCACCGCGCTGGAGACGGGGCTGACGGGCAACTTCCGCCTGACGGTGCGCAAGGACCTGTCCTATACCTACCCCTTCGCCGAGAACGCGTCGCACCTCATCAGCATCGGCCTCAACGAGGACCTCGACGAGGCGGCCCGGATCGCGCTGCGGCAGATGATCCTGCACGTCTGCGCGCGGACCAACCTCAGCCGGGAGGAGGCGTACATGCTCTGCTCGCTGCAGGCGGACCTGCGCGTGACGCAGACGGTCGACGGCGAGAAGGGCTGCCACATGATGATGCCCAAGGCCGCGCTCTGA
- a CDS encoding SDR family oxidoreductase, whose protein sequence is MRRTALITGGSSGIGAAIARRFGYDGIRVLVHYRGGEQAAAGVVSDIEAAGGEAFAVEANVADSRAAPDLFDLAEARFGSVDILVNCAGILQEAPLAEVSDEMFEMVLAVNLYGSFHTMREAARRMKQGGRIVNVSSSELSLNMPGYSSYNATKGAVEAITRVLAKELGPKGITVNAVAVAPGSAECDSHVDRRGGILWRGSNDRAYRHCYPADDIVGLVKFLASEKAGWIHGQILRAHEAVT, encoded by the coding sequence ATGCGGCGCACGGCACTGATTACCGGCGGTTCCAGCGGTATCGGAGCCGCCATAGCCCGTCGCTTCGGGTACGATGGTATCCGCGTCCTCGTTCACTACCGCGGTGGGGAACAGGCTGCGGCGGGCGTGGTGTCGGACATCGAGGCGGCCGGGGGTGAGGCCTTCGCCGTCGAGGCCAACGTCGCTGACAGCCGCGCCGCGCCGGATCTCTTCGACCTCGCGGAAGCGCGGTTCGGGTCGGTCGACATCCTTGTCAACTGCGCCGGAATCCTCCAGGAGGCGCCGCTCGCCGAGGTGAGCGACGAGATGTTCGAGATGGTGCTCGCCGTCAATCTCTACGGCAGCTTCCACACCATGCGCGAAGCCGCGCGGCGGATGAAGCAGGGCGGCCGCATCGTCAACGTCTCCAGCAGCGAGCTGTCGCTGAACATGCCGGGCTATTCGAGCTACAACGCCACAAAGGGCGCCGTGGAGGCGATCACCCGCGTCCTCGCCAAGGAGCTCGGGCCGAAGGGCATCACGGTGAACGCCGTCGCCGTCGCCCCCGGCTCGGCCGAATGCGATTCGCATGTCGACCGGCGCGGTGGGATCCTGTGGCGGGGCTCCAACGACCGGGCCTATCGCCACTGCTACCCGGCGGACGACATCGTCGGCCTCGTCAAGTTCCTCGCCTCCGAGAAGGCGGGATGGATCCACGGACAGATCCTGCGCGCCCACGAAGCGGTGACCTGA
- a CDS encoding AMP-binding protein: protein MPTDSVSPSSIPSPSQCVLREMLSVAADTHPDRDCVRFWRSETWTYRETRERVSRRAAALAAAGVAQGDHVLTFMNNGPELLVTWWAINWLGAVYVPVNTAARGRPLSHILTNADARVMVSHPGAVARLEGLDLGSLETVLVPPSFGGDAGTVPGLTVRPLVDPGGDPGEVPLARPIAPWDTQAIMYTSGTTGNAKGVLFSYVQHWTMGPEAMHDITADDVCMICGPIFHCGSTLYVNTMLARAGTMAMVPEFRTGDFWDAVRETGSTVVLLLGVMASFLLKAPATPADRDHPLKKAFIVPFGEDAPRFRDRFGVALHTVFNMTEISSPLVAGPGIETPGLAGLPRPPFELRIADANDIPLPDGTVGELLVRSHRPWALFSGYYRNPEATAAALRNGWFHTGDAFRREADGRFYFVDRLKDVIRRRGENISSFELESEILTHPDVQEAVAVAVPSEVTEDEVLAIVVAVPGASVDPAGLIAHLAERLPHHMVPRYVRVVDALPKTASGKLQKHELRSDGVTPDTFDREAAGIRIRRARL from the coding sequence ATGCCGACCGACAGCGTCTCGCCGTCTTCCATCCCATCCCCGTCCCAATGCGTCCTGCGCGAGATGCTCAGCGTTGCCGCCGACACCCACCCAGACCGCGACTGCGTGCGCTTCTGGCGCAGCGAGACGTGGACCTACCGCGAGACGCGCGAGCGCGTCTCGCGGCGGGCCGCGGCGCTTGCCGCCGCAGGCGTCGCCCAGGGCGATCATGTCCTCACCTTCATGAACAACGGGCCGGAGCTGCTCGTTACCTGGTGGGCCATAAACTGGCTCGGCGCGGTCTACGTTCCCGTCAATACCGCCGCGCGCGGCCGTCCGCTGTCGCATATCCTCACCAACGCCGATGCCAGGGTGATGGTGTCCCACCCGGGCGCCGTCGCGCGGCTCGAGGGGCTCGACCTCGGCTCGCTGGAGACCGTCCTCGTCCCGCCCTCGTTCGGGGGCGACGCCGGCACCGTGCCGGGCCTCACCGTCCGCCCGCTGGTCGACCCGGGCGGCGATCCCGGCGAGGTGCCGCTCGCCCGCCCCATCGCGCCCTGGGACACGCAGGCGATCATGTACACCTCGGGCACGACCGGTAACGCGAAGGGCGTCCTCTTCTCCTACGTCCAGCACTGGACGATGGGGCCGGAGGCGATGCACGACATCACCGCGGACGACGTGTGCATGATCTGCGGCCCGATCTTCCATTGCGGCTCGACGCTCTACGTCAACACGATGCTCGCCCGCGCCGGGACGATGGCGATGGTGCCCGAATTCCGCACCGGCGACTTCTGGGACGCCGTGCGCGAGACCGGCTCGACCGTCGTCCTGCTGCTCGGCGTGATGGCGAGCTTCCTCCTGAAGGCGCCCGCGACCCCGGCCGACAGGGACCACCCGCTGAAGAAGGCCTTCATCGTCCCGTTCGGCGAGGACGCGCCGCGCTTCCGCGACCGGTTCGGCGTCGCGCTCCACACCGTCTTCAACATGACCGAGATCTCGAGCCCGCTCGTGGCCGGGCCGGGCATCGAGACGCCTGGCCTTGCCGGCCTCCCCCGCCCGCCGTTCGAGCTGCGTATCGCCGACGCGAACGACATCCCCCTTCCCGACGGCACCGTGGGCGAGCTTCTGGTGCGTTCGCACCGCCCCTGGGCGCTGTTCTCGGGGTACTACCGGAACCCCGAGGCGACGGCCGCCGCGCTGCGGAACGGGTGGTTCCACACCGGCGACGCCTTCCGCCGCGAGGCCGACGGCCGCTTCTACTTCGTCGACCGGCTGAAGGACGTGATCCGCCGGCGCGGCGAGAACATTTCCTCGTTCGAGCTGGAGAGCGAGATCCTGACGCATCCGGACGTGCAGGAGGCGGTCGCCGTCGCGGTGCCCAGCGAAGTCACCGAGGACGAGGTGCTCGCCATCGTCGTCGCGGTGCCGGGCGCGAGCGTCGACCCGGCCGGGCTGATCGCCCACCTCGCCGAGCGGCTTCCGCACCACATGGTGCCGCGCTATGTGCGGGTGGTGGACGCGCTGCCGAAGACCGCGTCCGGCAAGCTGCAGAAGCACGAGCTACGGAGCGACGGCGTCACCCCGGACACCTTCGACCGCGAAGCTGCGGGCATCCGGATCCGCCGCGCCAGGCTCTGA
- a CDS encoding helix-turn-helix transcriptional regulator: MSFHFSHAFDPIAPQPHAAEILSGASLDDAEPVAHASGAGDPGDDRGSTLSVHLAELSLDLAISADAPPAGPAAAPESGREAVLIQLCRATPALSEMLGGADFDGGFDRQALADDPIVRRLTGALDEAAGSEDPSAGLYADALRLATLVRILSVQKAAARIWAPAAEPAPRPAPEATPGGLPKWRLKRVKAYLDEHLAEAVTLADMAAAAGLSRMYFAAQFRLATGHRPHEYLLKCRVERAMDLLKDTDEPVAQVAFAVGFQTQSHFTTVFRRFAGETPYRWRCAQSS, translated from the coding sequence ATGTCATTCCACTTCTCGCACGCGTTCGACCCCATCGCCCCCCAACCCCACGCCGCAGAGATCCTCTCCGGCGCGTCGCTGGACGACGCCGAACCCGTGGCGCACGCAAGTGGCGCGGGCGACCCGGGCGACGACCGGGGCAGCACGCTCTCGGTCCACCTCGCCGAGCTGAGCCTCGACCTCGCGATCTCCGCCGACGCTCCGCCGGCCGGTCCCGCCGCGGCCCCGGAGAGCGGCCGGGAGGCCGTCCTGATCCAGCTCTGCCGTGCCACGCCGGCGCTGAGCGAGATGCTCGGCGGCGCCGATTTCGACGGCGGGTTCGACCGGCAGGCGCTCGCCGACGACCCCATCGTCCGCCGCCTCACCGGCGCGCTCGACGAGGCTGCCGGCAGCGAGGATCCGTCCGCCGGCCTCTACGCCGACGCGCTGCGGCTGGCGACGCTGGTGCGCATCCTCAGCGTCCAGAAGGCGGCGGCGCGGATCTGGGCCCCGGCTGCCGAGCCGGCACCCCGGCCCGCCCCGGAGGCGACGCCGGGCGGCCTGCCGAAATGGCGCCTGAAGCGCGTGAAGGCCTACCTCGACGAGCACCTCGCCGAGGCCGTCACCCTCGCCGACATGGCCGCGGCGGCGGGTCTCAGCCGCATGTACTTCGCCGCGCAGTTCCGCCTCGCGACCGGACACCGGCCGCACGAATACCTCCTGAAGTGCCGGGTCGAACGGGCGATGGACCTCCTGAAGGACACCGACGAGCCCGTCGCCCAGGTCGCCTTCGCCGTCGGCTTCCAGACGCAGTCGCACTTCACGACCGTCTTCCGCCGCTTCGCCGGGGAGACGCCCTACCGCTGGCGCTGCGCGCAGAGCAGCTAG